Proteins from a genomic interval of Candidatus Sysuiplasma jiujiangense:
- a CDS encoding aminotransferase class I/II-fold pyridoxal phosphate-dependent enzyme: protein MSGKKVAKLRAERLATSCVHAGEMTDYMTGSVTTPIFQASTFYYPYAIDRDGRYTDAKAPYFYTRLMNPTVRVAERKLSMIEGTEDAVAFSSGMAAISTAVLEIMQTRGHIISVRDLYGGTFSLFTEILPSLGHSASFFSRNDVDSIDTMIKENTRAVYVETPTNPTLDIYDIERIFSVAHEHGLVTIIDNTFPSPVNMRPHSFGADIVLHSATKYLSGHSDIVAGMVAGGSGIVGRIREMQSVLGGSMDPFAGYLLDRGMKTLELRVKRQNENAMAIARFLEDCKGIGRVLYPGLPSHEGHDIARRLMKGYGGMVSFEVGRRMEDAERFIRKLKIPKVAASLGSVESLVTIPAQTSHRQMSPAERRGRGISDCLVRLSVGVEDCEDLIEDISSALGK, encoded by the coding sequence TTGTCCGGGAAAAAAGTTGCAAAGCTGCGGGCGGAGAGGCTGGCAACGTCATGCGTCCATGCGGGAGAAATGACTGATTACATGACCGGGTCGGTGACGACTCCAATATTTCAGGCATCTACTTTTTACTATCCTTATGCAATAGACAGGGACGGGCGCTATACAGACGCAAAGGCACCCTATTTCTACACCAGGCTTATGAATCCCACTGTCAGGGTGGCGGAACGGAAACTCAGCATGATAGAGGGGACAGAGGATGCAGTTGCATTTTCAAGCGGGATGGCCGCGATTTCAACCGCCGTTCTCGAAATAATGCAGACAAGAGGGCACATTATCTCAGTAAGGGATCTTTATGGCGGTACGTTCTCTTTATTCACTGAAATTCTGCCTTCGCTCGGCCACAGTGCATCATTTTTCAGCAGGAATGACGTGGACAGTATCGACACCATGATAAAGGAGAATACGAGGGCCGTTTACGTGGAAACACCGACAAATCCTACTCTCGACATATACGATATTGAACGCATTTTCAGCGTTGCGCATGAACACGGTCTGGTTACGATCATAGACAACACCTTTCCCTCGCCTGTCAACATGCGCCCCCATAGTTTTGGCGCGGACATCGTTCTCCACAGCGCGACAAAATATCTATCCGGCCATTCTGACATTGTCGCCGGAATGGTGGCCGGAGGAAGCGGAATCGTAGGAAGGATCAGGGAAATGCAGTCGGTTCTAGGCGGAAGCATGGATCCCTTTGCCGGATATCTCCTCGATCGCGGAATGAAGACTCTTGAACTCAGGGTAAAAAGGCAAAACGAGAATGCGATGGCTATTGCGCGATTCCTGGAGGATTGCAAGGGCATAGGAAGGGTGCTCTATCCTGGTCTTCCATCTCACGAAGGGCATGATATCGCAAGGAGATTGATGAAAGGTTACGGAGGGATGGTTTCGTTCGAAGTCGGCAGGAGGATGGAGGACGCAGAACGCTTTATCAGGAAGTTGAAAATACCAAAGGTTGCGGCGAGTCTTGGAAGTGTCGAGTCGCTAGTGACTATTCCGGCGCAGACTTCGCACAGACAGATGTCCCCTGCCGAGAGGCGTGGGAGGGGGATAAGCGACTGCCTCGTCAGGCTCTCGGTTGGCGTTGAAGATTGCGAGGATCTGATCGAAGATATATC
- the radB gene encoding DNA repair and recombination protein RadB, with protein MVKLSTGSAKIDRLLDGGFESSTITLLYGEGGSGKTNLCLLASRNSALTGSRIIYIDTEGVSMDRLRQLSGTNFDRVSKSILFSAPNDFREQTKLIEKGIKLIEVRGKISLIVVDSLTMLFRSYRTEELEDRKELSEQLTMLLSAARKYDIPVIVTSQVYTNIDKGTFEPLGGHAINHAAKTILYLEKVSGGGRKATLIKHRYLRDAEYVDFRITQAGIE; from the coding sequence GTGGTCAAACTCTCAACCGGCTCTGCCAAGATAGACAGGCTACTGGATGGCGGTTTTGAGTCGTCGACAATTACCCTTCTTTACGGGGAAGGCGGAAGCGGCAAGACAAACCTGTGTCTGCTTGCCTCAAGGAATTCCGCGCTTACAGGCAGCAGGATAATATATATCGATACAGAGGGCGTTTCGATGGACAGGCTCAGGCAGCTCTCCGGCACGAATTTCGACAGGGTCTCAAAGAGCATACTTTTTTCCGCTCCGAACGATTTCAGGGAGCAGACAAAACTCATCGAGAAGGGCATCAAGCTCATCGAAGTAAGAGGTAAAATAAGCCTCATTGTTGTCGACAGTCTGACTATGCTATTTCGTTCCTATAGAACAGAAGAGCTGGAAGACAGGAAGGAACTGAGCGAACAGCTCACGATGCTTCTTTCCGCAGCCAGGAAGTATGACATACCCGTAATTGTCACATCGCAGGTTTATACGAACATCGATAAGGGAACATTTGAACCGCTTGGAGGTCATGCGATCAATCATGCTGCCAAGACGATACTTTACCTCGAAAAGGTTTCCGGCGGCGGCAGGAAAGCAACACTAATCAAGCACAGATACCTGCGCGACGCCGAATATGTCGATTTCAGGATCACACAGGCCGGTATAGAGTAG